Proteins encoded within one genomic window of Actinoplanes octamycinicus:
- a CDS encoding nitroreductase/quinone reductase family protein: protein MSDAELPKTLRFQGFANLVVRGLLRTPLIANAVGARLVVLYVVGRKSGKHYEVPVAYTRHDGQLLIGTPFGWARNLRTGEPVEVRYKGRRRVAAVEVRTAESEVVADYALIARDNAQFARFNNIGLDARGTPDPAALHRAWAAGARVIRLTL, encoded by the coding sequence ATGAGTGACGCGGAACTGCCGAAGACGCTGCGTTTCCAGGGCTTCGCCAACCTGGTCGTCCGGGGCCTGCTGCGGACGCCGCTGATCGCGAACGCCGTCGGCGCCCGACTGGTCGTCCTTTACGTCGTGGGCCGTAAGTCCGGCAAGCACTACGAGGTGCCGGTCGCCTACACCCGGCACGACGGCCAGTTGCTGATCGGGACGCCGTTCGGGTGGGCGCGCAACCTGCGTACCGGTGAGCCGGTCGAGGTCCGTTACAAGGGACGTCGCCGGGTCGCCGCGGTCGAGGTGCGCACGGCGGAGAGCGAGGTCGTTGCCGACTACGCGCTCATCGCCCGCGACAATGCGCAATTCGCGCGCTTCAACAACATCGGTTTGGACGCGCGGGGCACACCGGACCCTGCCGCGCTGCACCGTGCTTGGGCGGCCGGCGCCCGGGTGATCCGCCTGACCCTCTGA
- a CDS encoding NUDIX domain-containing protein → MLDAVAVVHRMVAGIEPVDELAGVHRALVLEWLSGTDNVFRRVPPAEPPQHLVSYVVPVAGDGRVLLVDHVKAGLWLPPGGHVEPGEDPALTARREIEEELGLGDAGLSRSPIFLTVTGTVGAVQRHTDVSLWFVLSCTGEEELRPDAGEFHAVRWWSRAELAAADPARFDPHFFRFLAALPPA, encoded by the coding sequence ATGCTTGACGCGGTGGCCGTGGTGCACAGGATGGTGGCGGGGATCGAGCCGGTCGACGAGCTGGCGGGCGTGCACCGGGCGCTGGTCCTGGAGTGGCTGAGCGGCACCGACAACGTGTTCCGCCGGGTGCCGCCGGCCGAGCCGCCGCAGCACCTGGTGTCATATGTGGTGCCGGTCGCCGGTGACGGCCGGGTGCTGCTCGTCGACCACGTGAAGGCCGGGCTGTGGCTGCCGCCGGGCGGGCACGTCGAGCCGGGCGAGGATCCCGCGCTGACCGCGCGGCGCGAGATCGAGGAGGAGCTCGGGCTGGGCGATGCGGGCCTGTCGCGGTCGCCGATCTTCCTGACGGTCACCGGTACGGTCGGAGCCGTCCAGCGGCACACCGACGTCTCCCTGTGGTTCGTCCTGTCCTGCACCGGCGAGGAGGAGCTGCGCCCGGACGCGGGCGAGTTCCACGCGGTCCGGTGGTGGTCCCGGGCCGAGCTGGCGGCCGCCGACCCGGCCCGGTTCGACCCGCACTTCTTCCGGTTCCTGGCCGCGCTCCCGCCTGCCTAA
- a CDS encoding AAA family ATPase — protein sequence MTGRFLRDIALDTTGLDRRRYPFNLPIVTGLIAAGRLDLAPGVTFLTGDNGSGKSTLVEAVAVAAGFNPEGGSRNFRFATRATESPLGQHLIVGRRPGRRERSNFFFRAESFYNVATEIENVGMEQAYGGRSLHERSHGESFLDLITHRFHPEGLYLLDEPEAALSPRGLLIALARLHELVRAGSQMLIATHSPILLALPGATILQAEADGRLRQVTYDEADAVQVTRDFLTAPQRSLRHLLTDQPDFRYGPSPP from the coding sequence ATGACGGGCCGGTTCCTGCGCGACATCGCGCTCGACACGACCGGCCTGGACCGCCGCCGGTACCCGTTCAACCTGCCGATCGTCACCGGACTGATCGCCGCCGGCCGGCTCGACCTGGCGCCCGGCGTCACCTTCCTGACCGGCGACAACGGCTCCGGAAAGTCCACCCTGGTCGAGGCGGTCGCGGTCGCGGCCGGCTTCAACCCGGAGGGCGGCAGCCGCAACTTCCGGTTCGCCACCCGGGCCACCGAGTCGCCGCTCGGACAGCACCTGATCGTCGGCCGGCGGCCCGGGCGCCGCGAACGCTCCAACTTCTTCTTCCGCGCCGAGTCGTTCTACAACGTCGCCACCGAGATCGAGAACGTCGGGATGGAGCAGGCCTACGGCGGCCGCAGCCTGCACGAGCGCTCCCACGGCGAGTCGTTCCTCGACTTGATCACCCACCGGTTCCACCCGGAGGGCCTCTACCTGCTCGACGAGCCCGAGGCGGCGCTCTCCCCGCGCGGCCTGCTGATCGCCTTGGCCCGCCTGCACGAGCTGGTCCGGGCCGGCTCGCAGATGCTGATCGCGACCCACTCCCCGATCCTGCTCGCCCTGCCCGGCGCCACGATCCTGCAGGCCGAGGCGGACGGCCGGCTACGCCAGGTCACCTACGACGAGGCCGACGCGGTCCAGGTGACCCGCGACTTCCTCACCGCTCCCCAACGCTCCCTGCGCCACTTACTGACCGATCAACCCGATTTCCGGTACGGTCCGAGCCCGCCGTGA